In the genome of Candidatus Omnitrophota bacterium, one region contains:
- a CDS encoding ATP-binding cassette domain-containing protein: MCDNVIVRFKDVCLDRGGRRIFSGVNWTMKKGENWFMMGNNGSGKTSFIELIMGYLWPGKGTISVFGERFGRTYIPDIRKRIGYVSPWVSVRMDRRVRVNDVIASGTNASVGFFGKINKGLLSDIEDLLSFFGMRGYGDKKFSELSSGEQLKVMLARALVNRPALLILDEPFSLLDIGARAEMYDHITTLLGAGRDMGILLITHHLEDILPVFSHGLFLKDGDIAVQGKRGDVLTEKALFSVFGVKSSLYPAAEGPCR; encoded by the coding sequence ATGTGTGATAACGTGATCGTGAGGTTCAAAGATGTCTGTCTGGACCGCGGAGGGAGGAGGATATTCAGCGGCGTGAACTGGACCATGAAAAAAGGAGAGAACTGGTTCATGATGGGGAATAACGGCAGCGGTAAAACCTCTTTCATCGAGCTTATCATGGGATATCTGTGGCCGGGAAAAGGCACTATTAGTGTTTTCGGCGAACGGTTCGGACGGACATATATACCGGATATAAGGAAGAGAATAGGATATGTTTCTCCATGGGTATCGGTCCGGATGGACCGAAGGGTGCGTGTCAACGACGTTATCGCGTCCGGGACAAACGCTTCCGTTGGTTTCTTCGGCAAAATAAATAAAGGTCTTTTATCCGACATAGAAGACCTCCTGTCGTTCTTCGGCATGCGGGGATATGGCGATAAAAAGTTCAGCGAATTATCCTCAGGGGAACAATTGAAGGTCATGCTGGCAAGGGCGCTGGTGAACCGTCCCGCGCTTCTTATCCTGGACGAGCCGTTCTCCCTTCTCGACATAGGCGCCAGGGCGGAGATGTACGACCACATAACGACGCTTCTGGGAGCCGGGAGAGATATGGGCATATTGCTTATTACACATCATCTGGAGGATATACTTCCCGTTTTTTCTCACGGACTTTTCCTTAAGGACGGGGATATAGCCGTCCAGGGAAAGCGTGGCGATGTGCTGACCGAGAAAGCGCTTTTTTCGGTCTTTGGTGTAAAAAGCAGTCTTTACCCCGCAGCGGAAGGACCGTGTCGCTAA
- a CDS encoding NAD(P)/FAD-dependent oxidoreductase, protein MNIEKYDVVVIGAGPAGMMAAIRSGKSGLRTLLVEKNALPGRKLILTGNGRCNYTNSAKKEDFLGRYGPNGDFLRDAFKVFFREELVGFLEENGIGSVEEENGRIFPLGKKAGDVLSALTRAVEGAGVECRFSSRVDGIKLRDGAVNAVTFAGDRILGCGAVVVATGGVSYPGTGSTGDGLRIAGKSGHGIVTPRPGLVPVISGETGIAGLEGISLYGIRVKGPISFSKYKLPGTGDVMFTRSGLSGPLILALSGQISETVEKKGELILEMDLEPALNGKQIEDRIMMGIKGSGARSVKNLLRTWYPERLVLYIMDKARIDADRRSAQMTKEERAGLIRNIKSMRVRITGTAPVKEAMVTRGGVSLKDIDPRTMGSRRVKGLYFAGEVMDIDGDTGGFNLQAAFSTGYLAGESASKRSRGERDV, encoded by the coding sequence ATGAATATTGAAAAATATGATGTGGTCGTTATAGGCGCGGGGCCCGCGGGCATGATGGCGGCTATTCGTTCCGGTAAGAGCGGCCTGCGTACTTTGCTGGTGGAAAAGAACGCCCTTCCCGGAAGAAAACTTATCCTTACCGGTAACGGCAGGTGTAACTACACCAATTCCGCCAAAAAAGAGGATTTTCTGGGGAGATACGGCCCCAATGGGGATTTCCTCAGGGATGCCTTCAAGGTGTTCTTCAGGGAAGAGCTTGTCGGGTTCCTCGAGGAGAATGGGATAGGGTCAGTCGAGGAGGAGAACGGCAGGATATTCCCGCTCGGGAAGAAGGCCGGGGATGTGTTGTCGGCGCTTACGCGGGCGGTAGAGGGCGCGGGGGTCGAATGCAGGTTCTCTTCCCGGGTTGACGGGATAAAGCTGAGGGACGGCGCCGTTAACGCCGTTACTTTTGCCGGGGACAGGATCCTCGGGTGTGGCGCGGTGGTGGTCGCGACAGGCGGCGTATCGTATCCAGGAACAGGTTCTACCGGGGACGGGCTACGGATCGCCGGGAAAAGTGGACATGGGATCGTTACTCCACGACCGGGGCTTGTCCCGGTCATATCGGGAGAGACCGGCATCGCCGGGCTTGAGGGGATCAGTCTATACGGCATACGCGTGAAAGGCCCCATATCGTTCTCAAAGTATAAACTTCCGGGGACGGGGGATGTGATGTTCACGCGTAGCGGGCTCTCGGGCCCTCTTATCCTGGCATTGAGTGGACAGATATCGGAAACCGTCGAGAAAAAGGGTGAACTTATTCTCGAGATGGATCTGGAACCCGCGCTGAACGGTAAACAGATAGAAGACAGGATCATGATGGGGATAAAAGGGTCAGGGGCCCGAAGCGTCAAGAACCTTTTAAGGACGTGGTATCCTGAAAGGCTTGTCTTGTATATCATGGATAAAGCGCGCATTGATGCCGACAGACGGTCGGCGCAAATGACGAAGGAAGAGAGAGCGGGACTTATCAGGAACATAAAGAGTATGCGTGTACGGATAACGGGGACGGCCCCGGTCAAGGAGGCGATGGTCACTAGAGGTGGTGTATCCCTCAAGGACATAGATCCGAGGACGATGGGATCGAGAAGGGTAAAAGGCCTGTATTTCGCTGGCGAAGTCATGGATATAGATGGGGATACGGGAGGGTTCAATCTACAGGCGGCGTTCTCGACCGGGTACCTGGCTGGGGAAAGCGCGTCTAAAAGATCTAGGGGAGAACGGGATGTGTGA
- a CDS encoding response regulator has protein sequence MPKKVLIIDDEKDVSITLLYRLKAKGYHVFAAETGAEGIEKASAEKPDMIILDFRLPDMKASEVADTIRSMQGMAGVPVILITASVEDMEEKSKECGAVGYLGKPIDTMELCSRIESILGGT, from the coding sequence ATGCCGAAAAAAGTATTGATAATAGACGATGAAAAAGATGTGTCGATCACCTTACTTTACCGGCTCAAGGCCAAGGGATATCATGTTTTCGCGGCGGAGACGGGCGCGGAAGGTATTGAAAAAGCGTCCGCGGAGAAACCCGATATGATAATACTGGATTTTCGCCTTCCGGATATGAAGGCATCCGAGGTAGCCGATACTATAAGGTCCATGCAAGGCATGGCTGGTGTTCCCGTGATATTGATAACCGCAAGCGTGGAAGATATGGAGGAAAAATCCAAAGAGTGCGGTGCGGTAGGATATTTGGGTAAACCAATAGATACCATGGAGCTTTGTTCCAGGATCGAGTCCATCCTTGGTGGCACCTGA
- a CDS encoding PAS domain S-box protein yields MSIRPVVEKVLTRGRLVWVTVVIVLLFLSAGTFFAVQAGRYARDMIIEESYLSVLSLSHFMEHSIGNSGIIGKILSGSPFISAALIEKNAENIDKADLTLDRYAPEGSNTVAYIMDANGTVIASSNRHDNDSFVGENYAFRPYFKTAISGEPGYYFGKGVTSGKRGFYASFPVRGSSGIAGVAVIKKELVDVQAHIRRYEDCFFVHKSGVIFISSDPLLRFHALWRPSEPARQELLSSQQFGPGPFEPILEEKPEGNTIVRFAGKTRLLLVQELIPDEWYVYFFASAERVYVYRWVAIAVTLLLCSVIVGFSSVIYMMMSSAELLRIEQGRAFSQKERAELLFRLVPSGVFTVDNDRVVTSWNKKAEEITGYPAEYVLGKKCTFFTKSPCREMCGLFLDNIQKPISGEICTIITKEGEERTVSKNVELLKTHDGTVIGGIESFEDITQGKKMEEDLKKSESRLRFVFDSINEGIWDYSLVSGEMYLSPTWFRMLGYQPDELPRDYGTWMKLVHPEDVPEKEKALKDFIEGRSESFSVEIRMRAKNGEWRWMRSRAEDIEKDDKGRVARIIGTHTDITDRKKAEEEKIKALKVRSDFISVVSHELRTPLGPIREGASILLEGLVGDVNEQQKELLEMITRNADRLTRLINDVLDFQKLGLDKVEMDLRPNNINDCISETVESMSLLSNEKGLKLGVELDGGLPEIKFDKDKITQVLTNLINNAIKFTEEGGVKVRSGIMDNAVHVRVEDTGLGIRPEDIPKLFQSFHQLKGPNERKPGGTGLGLVICREIIKRHGGKIWAESEPGKGSVFHFLLPIEKERG; encoded by the coding sequence ATGAGTATCAGGCCAGTAGTGGAGAAGGTATTGACCAGGGGCCGGCTTGTGTGGGTGACGGTCGTAATAGTCCTTCTTTTCCTGTCAGCCGGCACCTTCTTCGCCGTGCAGGCAGGCAGGTACGCCAGGGATATGATCATAGAGGAAAGTTATTTGAGCGTGCTTTCCCTTTCACATTTCATGGAACACAGTATAGGGAATTCCGGGATCATAGGCAAGATACTGTCAGGATCACCTTTTATTAGCGCCGCGCTTATCGAGAAGAACGCGGAGAACATAGATAAGGCTGATCTTACCCTGGATAGATACGCGCCGGAAGGCAGTAATACGGTAGCTTATATCATGGACGCAAATGGTACCGTAATAGCGTCTTCCAACAGGCATGATAACGACAGTTTCGTTGGCGAGAATTACGCTTTCCGGCCTTATTTTAAAACGGCAATAAGTGGAGAACCGGGTTATTATTTCGGTAAAGGTGTTACTTCCGGTAAAAGGGGGTTTTACGCGTCGTTCCCTGTCCGGGGGAGCTCCGGTATAGCCGGGGTCGCTGTGATCAAGAAAGAGCTGGTGGATGTGCAAGCGCACATCCGCAGGTACGAGGATTGTTTTTTTGTCCACAAAAGCGGTGTTATTTTCATATCCAGCGATCCGTTGCTGAGGTTCCATGCGCTATGGCGGCCCAGTGAACCTGCCCGGCAGGAACTCCTTTCGTCACAACAATTCGGCCCGGGCCCTTTCGAGCCCATTCTTGAGGAGAAGCCCGAAGGGAACACAATTGTCAGGTTCGCCGGCAAGACAAGGCTTCTCCTGGTACAGGAACTCATACCGGACGAGTGGTATGTATATTTCTTCGCCTCAGCTGAACGTGTATATGTATATAGATGGGTAGCGATAGCTGTCACGTTACTTCTTTGCTCGGTGATCGTCGGTTTCTCCTCGGTGATATACATGATGATGTCATCCGCTGAGCTGTTGCGGATCGAGCAGGGCAGGGCCTTCTCCCAAAAGGAAAGAGCGGAACTCCTGTTCAGGCTTGTGCCCAGCGGAGTGTTCACCGTGGATAACGACAGGGTCGTGACGAGCTGGAACAAGAAAGCGGAAGAGATCACCGGATATCCCGCCGAATACGTGTTGGGGAAGAAATGCACTTTTTTCACCAAGTCCCCGTGCCGTGAAATGTGCGGACTTTTCCTGGACAATATACAGAAGCCCATATCGGGTGAGATATGTACCATAATCACGAAGGAGGGAGAAGAAAGGACCGTTTCCAAGAACGTGGAACTGCTTAAAACGCATGATGGCACCGTGATCGGCGGGATCGAGAGTTTTGAGGATATTACGCAGGGCAAAAAGATGGAAGAGGACCTTAAAAAGAGCGAGAGCCGCCTGAGGTTCGTGTTCGATTCGATAAACGAAGGGATCTGGGATTATTCGCTGGTGTCAGGAGAGATGTACCTGAGCCCCACCTGGTTCAGGATGTTGGGGTACCAGCCCGATGAACTTCCCCGGGACTACGGGACATGGATGAAGCTTGTGCATCCAGAGGACGTTCCGGAAAAGGAAAAAGCCCTTAAAGATTTTATTGAAGGCAGGAGCGAGAGTTTCTCGGTGGAAATAAGAATGCGGGCCAAGAACGGGGAATGGAGATGGATGAGGTCGCGTGCGGAAGACATAGAGAAGGACGATAAGGGCCGCGTAGCCAGGATCATAGGGACGCATACTGATATAACAGACCGGAAAAAAGCGGAAGAAGAAAAGATAAAAGCCCTCAAGGTCAGATCGGACTTCATCTCCGTGGTGTCGCATGAACTCAGGACGCCTCTTGGGCCGATACGTGAAGGCGCGTCGATCCTGCTGGAAGGGCTTGTCGGGGATGTGAATGAGCAGCAAAAGGAGCTTCTTGAGATGATAACGAGGAACGCCGATCGGCTTACGAGGCTTATAAACGATGTGTTGGATTTCCAGAAGCTGGGATTGGATAAGGTTGAGATGGACCTTAGGCCCAATAACATCAATGATTGTATATCCGAAACGGTGGAAAGCATGAGCCTTCTGTCGAATGAAAAAGGCCTTAAGCTCGGGGTGGAACTCGATGGGGGTTTGCCTGAGATCAAGTTCGACAAGGATAAGATCACGCAGGTACTAACGAATCTCATAAACAACGCCATAAAATTCACGGAAGAAGGCGGGGTGAAGGTCAGGTCCGGGATCATGGACAACGCCGTGCATGTGCGGGTGGAAGACACGGGCCTGGGAATAAGGCCTGAAGACATACCTAAACTGTTCCAGAGTTTCCATCAATTGAAAGGTCCGAACGAACGTAAGCCGGGAGGTACGGGTCTTGGCCTGGTGATATGCCGGGAAATAATAAAAAGACACGGGGGTAAGATATGGGCGGAATCGGAACCTGGGAAGGGATCCGTATTCCATTTCCTGCTGCCTATCGAGAAGGAGAGAGGATGA
- a CDS encoding response regulator, whose protein sequence is MKKKKKKILVVEDEAVSLLGIQAGLEGAGHEVIKAVDGNEGLEKLKKEKPDLVLLDIVMPVMDGYEFFKEARVDPVVRNIPIILVTARSGMKSTFDALEADGFMVKPLDTRELLENVDTVTADRVLILTDDDAVLERVSTGFLKAGYRVCRAQDEREFFEKGRKERFSCLALHLACVNGVPAETLVKIDGFKNNTPFVVLYSDPSARGTEDNDTLKIDALRILWKKSGVNNFYDPRVAGNSFVESLESWGI, encoded by the coding sequence ATGAAAAAGAAGAAAAAGAAGATACTTGTGGTAGAGGACGAGGCCGTGAGCCTCCTCGGGATACAGGCGGGGCTGGAGGGCGCCGGACATGAGGTGATAAAGGCGGTCGACGGGAATGAGGGGCTGGAAAAACTGAAAAAGGAAAAGCCTGACCTTGTTTTGCTGGATATCGTTATGCCTGTTATGGACGGATATGAGTTCTTCAAAGAGGCCCGGGTCGATCCGGTCGTCAGGAACATACCTATAATACTCGTTACGGCCAGGAGCGGCATGAAGAGCACTTTTGACGCCCTTGAAGCGGACGGGTTCATGGTAAAACCCCTGGATACCAGAGAGCTGCTGGAAAATGTTGATACCGTTACCGCTGACAGGGTTCTTATCCTTACCGATGACGACGCTGTGCTCGAAAGGGTATCAACGGGGTTCTTGAAGGCCGGATACCGTGTATGCCGGGCCCAGGATGAGCGTGAATTTTTCGAGAAGGGCAGGAAAGAACGTTTTTCCTGCCTGGCGTTGCATCTGGCGTGCGTAAATGGCGTCCCGGCGGAAACGCTTGTAAAGATAGATGGTTTCAAGAACAATACACCGTTCGTGGTGCTTTATTCCGATCCTTCGGCCCGGGGGACGGAAGACAATGATACGCTGAAGATAGACGCGTTAAGGATATTGTGGAAGAAAAGCGGCGTGAACAATTTTTATGACCCACGTGTCGCCGGGAACTCTTTCGTTGAAAGCCTGGAGAGTTGGGGAATATGA
- a CDS encoding response regulator: MGFRKKILVVDDEPDLQEIMRVRLQSAGYEVVMSSDGQAGLNMMRSERPDLVILDIMMPGMDGYEFFKKARTDPRVSDIPIIMLTARSGMKSCFEALNAEGFFSKPVDFNRLSDKIKHELQDRAVILSSDDTVEESVRKAFLSSGYTCETAKSEEDLFERAKKEKFKVLAVHLADISISPSEFAERIKTLKCAKPFVVVYSDQSVKGVEDNDMVKIDTLRIKWKKNGLPNFYDRRLAGQEFAQAARSWLR; this comes from the coding sequence ATGGGTTTCAGGAAAAAGATATTGGTGGTGGACGATGAGCCGGACCTGCAGGAGATCATGCGCGTAAGATTGCAGTCAGCCGGATATGAAGTGGTCATGAGTTCTGACGGGCAGGCAGGCCTTAATATGATGAGGTCGGAGCGTCCAGACCTTGTGATCCTTGACATAATGATGCCTGGGATGGACGGGTATGAGTTCTTCAAGAAGGCCCGGACCGATCCGAGGGTGAGCGACATCCCCATAATCATGCTCACCGCCAGGAGCGGCATGAAAAGTTGTTTTGAGGCCCTTAACGCGGAAGGGTTTTTCTCAAAACCGGTAGATTTCAACCGGCTGTCAGACAAGATAAAACATGAACTTCAGGACAGGGCCGTTATCCTTTCCAGTGACGATACCGTAGAGGAGAGTGTCAGAAAAGCGTTCTTGTCATCGGGATATACATGTGAGACGGCCAAGAGCGAGGAAGATCTTTTTGAACGGGCGAAAAAGGAAAAGTTCAAGGTGCTGGCTGTACATCTCGCGGATATCTCGATCTCACCGTCTGAATTCGCGGAAAGGATAAAGACCTTAAAGTGCGCCAAGCCGTTCGTTGTTGTTTATTCCGACCAATCCGTGAAAGGTGTTGAGGATAACGATATGGTGAAGATAGACACTTTACGTATAAAATGGAAGAAGAACGGATTACCGAATTTCTATGACAGAAGACTTGCGGGCCAGGAGTTCGCGCAGGCGGCCAGGTCCTGGTTGAGATGA
- a CDS encoding AsmA family protein, whose translation MNIKFINLKGIVVFVGILLGVQLVSGLVLTPMLSSVIVDKLNSASGSKITVEKVNVWPVTLSMSLKGLKVFDPEGKERMVAIQKASARISFVGLLSKRIVISSVNVNGAELDLKKQSDGSFNVEKIAPKEAAGKGKGISLPGGLGAKKDWFSSIYQIISSRSSREGVEKAREEKKKAGKITREVKELPRGRIVYFKTIRSGYLFEIRKMSINGLIVKAEAAPGRTVDIVDAHVRMNGIAVDPDRGAKVDSVSMGGRVMDAGKDAGRFTVSYEQGFRGNDLVSRADIVAKNINMPSLGFIYSDSLPVEVRKGQLDMDSRTIITNDAIDSVNRLVLRGQDLEPKSGSSVSVGFAPMPVLCEALDRVDPLEIKINIGGTVTDPKFSGLEDTLKKVAEPYIADIANNLKEQGMKALTGLIRKDTPEEGAQAGGAPGEREDVTQAVNSLKALFGGSDKQ comes from the coding sequence ATGAACATAAAATTCATCAACCTTAAAGGTATTGTGGTGTTCGTGGGCATATTACTTGGTGTGCAGCTTGTATCCGGCCTCGTGCTTACGCCTATGTTAAGTTCCGTTATCGTGGATAAGCTCAACAGTGCCAGCGGGTCGAAAATAACCGTGGAGAAGGTGAATGTCTGGCCCGTTACGCTCTCTATGTCGTTGAAAGGCCTCAAGGTTTTTGACCCGGAAGGGAAAGAAAGGATGGTAGCTATACAAAAAGCCTCGGCCAGGATAAGCTTTGTCGGGCTTCTTTCCAAGCGGATCGTGATCTCAAGCGTCAATGTGAACGGAGCGGAGCTCGACCTTAAAAAACAATCGGACGGGAGTTTTAATGTAGAAAAAATAGCCCCTAAAGAGGCGGCAGGCAAAGGAAAAGGCATATCCTTGCCCGGTGGACTTGGCGCGAAAAAGGACTGGTTCTCCAGCATATACCAGATAATAAGCTCCCGGAGCTCCAGGGAGGGTGTGGAAAAGGCCAGGGAAGAAAAAAAGAAAGCGGGGAAAATAACCCGAGAAGTGAAAGAGCTTCCGAGGGGAAGGATAGTGTATTTTAAAACGATAAGAAGCGGGTACCTTTTTGAGATACGGAAGATGTCCATAAACGGGCTTATAGTGAAAGCGGAAGCGGCGCCCGGACGGACCGTTGATATAGTGGACGCGCATGTCAGGATGAACGGCATAGCGGTCGATCCGGATAGGGGAGCTAAAGTGGACAGCGTAAGCATGGGTGGACGCGTTATGGACGCAGGAAAAGACGCCGGCCGCTTCACGGTCAGTTATGAACAGGGTTTCAGGGGAAATGATCTTGTGAGCAGGGCCGATATCGTAGCTAAGAACATAAACATGCCTTCTCTGGGTTTTATTTACAGCGATTCTTTGCCTGTTGAAGTTCGCAAGGGTCAACTGGACATGGATTCACGGACCATTATAACCAATGACGCGATAGATTCGGTGAACAGGCTTGTGCTCAGGGGCCAGGATCTCGAGCCGAAATCGGGAAGCAGTGTTTCGGTGGGGTTCGCTCCTATGCCCGTATTATGCGAAGCGCTTGATCGTGTGGACCCGCTTGAGATAAAGATCAACATAGGGGGGACGGTAACAGACCCTAAATTCAGCGGCCTTGAGGATACGCTTAAAAAAGTAGCCGAGCCATATATCGCCGATATCGCGAACAACCTTAAAGAACAGGGAATGAAAGCCCTTACCGGACTTATAAGGAAAGACACCCCGGAGGAAGGAGCCCAGGCGGGAGGGGCCCCGGGGGAGAGGGAGGATGTCACGCAGGCGGTGAACTCGTTGAAGGCGCTTTTCGGTGGAAGCGACAAGCAATAA
- a CDS encoding TIGR03546 family protein: MIPIISLPSRIIKLLEANVAPSEVAAGICLGLFMGFTPLNGPMAILLFICFLVFKVNRLSAMLSLPFFKLLYVLGLSGLADMVGGLLLIDIQPLTFFWKVVTGLPVIAYLGLNNTLITGGLVVSAILAVPLYFASVKGVVVIREKYADKIKGSKIAAFMKKIPLIGKISSLIAKMKGGAA; the protein is encoded by the coding sequence ATGATCCCGATAATTTCACTCCCTTCCAGGATCATAAAACTTCTGGAAGCCAATGTGGCCCCGTCGGAAGTGGCCGCGGGCATCTGCCTGGGTTTATTCATGGGCTTTACGCCACTTAATGGACCCATGGCGATACTTCTTTTCATATGTTTTCTTGTTTTCAAGGTGAACAGGCTTTCCGCCATGTTATCCCTGCCTTTTTTCAAATTGCTCTATGTACTGGGTTTGAGCGGCCTGGCCGATATGGTGGGAGGGCTGCTGCTCATAGATATACAGCCGCTTACTTTTTTCTGGAAAGTGGTCACGGGCCTGCCGGTCATAGCGTACTTGGGGCTCAACAATACCCTGATAACGGGCGGACTTGTAGTATCCGCCATACTGGCTGTGCCGTTATATTTCGCTTCCGTAAAAGGGGTAGTGGTCATACGTGAGAAATACGCGGACAAGATAAAGGGGTCGAAGATAGCCGCTTTTATGAAAAAGATACCTCTGATCGGGAAAATATCTTCCCTTATCGCGAAAATGAAGGGCGGTGCGGCATGA
- a CDS encoding peroxiredoxin: MEEEVRIPLIGEMAPAFTAKTTQGVINFPEDYKGSWVILFSHPADFTPVCTTEFMTFASMEKEFNALNCKLIGLSIDSIYSHIAWLRTIQDRIEYKGMKNVAVMFPLIEDIKMNVAKKYGMVQPTASDTQAVRAVFFIDPDSKIRALLYYPLSNGRNFQEIKRLLIALQTTDEFKVATPADWTPGDDVIVPPPGSCGTAKDRVDNADKEGIKCLDWFMCFKPMPKK, encoded by the coding sequence GTGGAAGAAGAGGTGCGTATACCCTTGATAGGAGAAATGGCCCCGGCTTTTACCGCGAAGACCACGCAGGGGGTCATAAATTTCCCGGAGGATTATAAGGGCAGCTGGGTCATCCTTTTCAGCCATCCGGCTGATTTTACCCCGGTCTGCACTACGGAATTCATGACCTTCGCTTCCATGGAAAAAGAGTTCAATGCTCTTAACTGCAAGCTCATAGGACTTTCCATAGACAGCATATACAGCCATATAGCCTGGCTCAGGACCATACAGGACAGGATAGAATACAAAGGAATGAAAAATGTCGCTGTCATGTTCCCTCTCATAGAGGACATAAAAATGAACGTTGCCAAAAAGTACGGTATGGTGCAGCCTACGGCCAGCGATACCCAGGCGGTGAGGGCGGTCTTTTTCATCGATCCGGATTCAAAGATAAGGGCTTTGTTGTATTATCCCCTATCGAACGGCAGGAATTTCCAGGAGATCAAGCGGTTGCTTATCGCGCTCCAGACCACGGATGAGTTCAAGGTCGCGACTCCGGCGGATTGGACTCCCGGGGATGATGTCATAGTTCCCCCTCCGGGAAGCTGCGGAACCGCCAAGGACAGGGTCGATAACGCCGATAAGGAAGGAATTAAGTGCCTGGACTGGTTCATGTGTTTTAAGCCCATGCCGAAGAAATAA
- a CDS encoding Spy/CpxP family protein refolding chaperone, whose product MNRTRIYAMATSIVVLLAAFTLAAGPSAADGGAPPEYREQAEARIQQVMDELGITPEQHEEIKKLREADRERNEDLRESMKAKREALKEELDKPAPDEGRLKAIIDEMSSVFKAQAEMKVNGILSMKKILTPEQDQKLREKMEKDMAERKRMWKERMKGHGPGHGMGPGHGMGPGMEEGMGPAFEDPPENGE is encoded by the coding sequence ATGAATAGAACAAGGATATATGCCATGGCAACAAGTATAGTAGTTCTTCTGGCCGCGTTCACTTTGGCGGCGGGTCCGTCCGCGGCAGATGGTGGGGCGCCCCCCGAATATCGGGAACAGGCGGAAGCTCGGATACAACAGGTCATGGATGAGCTGGGGATAACGCCGGAACAACACGAAGAAATAAAAAAACTGCGTGAAGCGGATAGGGAAAGGAACGAGGATCTCAGGGAAAGTATGAAGGCGAAAAGGGAGGCGCTCAAGGAGGAACTGGATAAACCAGCTCCGGATGAAGGCAGGCTCAAGGCGATCATTGACGAGATGTCGTCTGTTTTTAAGGCCCAGGCCGAAATGAAGGTCAACGGCATACTGAGCATGAAAAAGATACTTACGCCCGAACAGGACCAGAAGCTCAGGGAGAAGATGGAAAAGGACATGGCCGAACGCAAACGAATGTGGAAAGAAAGAATGAAAGGACATGGGCCCGGACACGGTATGGGTCCCGGACATGGCATGGGACCTGGGATGGAAGAAGGCATGGGTCCGGCATTTGAGGATCCCCCTGAAAATGGCGAGTAA
- a CDS encoding zf-HC2 domain-containing protein — translation MKCDDVRRILSEGYKDNGLGEQEKERVHSHLRECPECRQFHLSVEQVFAVLSGAKRSISPPDRVWDKIQVQVSASDDRIGIVALMDVLARSFRALKPLPAIAGAALLILAITSMGYYRAYERSLNENYVKEQIRYLLSAENGEASMSGLGTSIEEFFL, via the coding sequence ATGAAGTGCGATGATGTGCGCCGGATACTTTCCGAGGGATACAAGGATAACGGGTTAGGGGAACAAGAAAAGGAACGCGTACATTCTCACCTAAGGGAATGTCCCGAGTGTCGCCAGTTCCACTTGAGCGTCGAACAGGTGTTCGCGGTCCTTTCCGGCGCGAAAAGATCGATAAGTCCTCCGGACCGAGTATGGGACAAAATACAGGTCCAGGTCAGCGCAAGTGATGACAGGATAGGCATAGTGGCATTAATGGATGTCCTGGCCAGGTCTTTCCGGGCGCTCAAACCCCTACCGGCTATCGCGGGCGCGGCCCTGCTTATCCTGGCCATTACGAGTATGGGGTATTACCGGGCTTATGAACGCAGTCTTAACGAGAATTACGTAAAGGAACAGATACGGTACCTTTTGTCGGCCGAGAACGGTGAGGCGAGCATGTCCGGACTGGGGACCAGTATCGAAGAGTTTTTCCTGTAA
- a CDS encoding RNA polymerase sigma factor: MKDIPYELIRDTLRGDMRSFEEIYRRLSGSVYAISYRITFSRMDAEEVTQDVFVSMYKNLGNFREGTKFGAWVYRITVNAAISCYRKRKRSRGMFVNMEQAEERLGYAPELEKIHDDAETSGKVERLLAVLSPDQRACVVLRDIEGLSYEEVAQALDVKLNTVRTRLKRAREAMALRVKKEAYHEVR; the protein is encoded by the coding sequence ATGAAAGACATACCTTATGAACTTATCAGGGATACCCTGCGCGGGGATATGCGGTCTTTTGAGGAGATATACAGGAGGCTGTCAGGTTCGGTATACGCCATAAGTTACAGGATAACATTTAGCCGTATGGATGCCGAGGAAGTCACGCAGGACGTGTTCGTGAGCATGTATAAGAACCTGGGCAATTTCAGGGAAGGCACCAAGTTCGGGGCCTGGGTATACAGGATAACGGTTAACGCGGCTATAAGCTGTTATAGGAAAAGAAAGAGGTCGAGAGGGATGTTCGTGAATATGGAACAGGCCGAAGAGCGCCTGGGGTATGCCCCGGAACTGGAGAAGATACATGATGACGCCGAGACCTCTGGGAAAGTGGAAAGACTGCTTGCTGTGCTTAGTCCGGACCAGCGGGCATGCGTGGTCTTGAGGGACATCGAGGGGTTATCTTATGAGGAAGTGGCACAGGCGCTGGACGTGAAACTCAATACCGTCCGAACAAGGCTTAAAAGGGCCAGGGAAGCCATGGCCTTACGTGTAAAAAAGGAGGCGTATCATGAAGTGCGATGA